TTTGACACACATGcattaagtgttttttttttttttttaaaatctaaaatgaTAATGTAAGGTTATAGCATCCTCTTTTTGACATAATGTTTTGCATGTTGTGTACAAAGAGGAAATGGTCATTTAACATTCCATGACATTAGTTAGTTTATGTCGTTTGAATCGTAAGTTCCTTATTTCGGATTTCCATTCATTTCTAGTTTTACATCACTACTTTCATATCATTAGATATAgatttttcgtttttttttttagtgattgCGTGATTCGTGATCTTAAACGTCAAGAATTACGATATAAACCATAGGTCTACGGTTCAAATTTGGCCCAACTTCTATGGGGTACACTTGATTAATGACATTCAAAATGAACATGTAATTGACCTGTCAATGTAAACCGCCATAAAAAGGGTATACCACTTTTGGTGAATAGTTGATGGCCGAAATTTGTACTTCAGTGGTATTGTCACAATAAGGACCCATAAGTACTTATAGGTGCTAAACACGGTAGCTCAAAATTTTAGACCATTTGAACTAGAAGGGGCTAATGGCTATGGCTATGGCTATGGCAGTtgctttttaagaaaaaataaataaaaggagaaCTTTTCTATGCTTTACATAATAATGGTCTATAAATTAATGAcaaaaaataaaggaaatagTTAATTTGGTGGTGTTACATCATTTAACAATTCTGTATTGTAATGTAAACCGAGACCGAAGGTCGGTATTTGGTAAGGGGTCTTGAGAGAGACCAAATTAAAGGTTGTTCACCACCACATATCCACTCTCATCCTAATGGCTCAatcaaattgaaaattgatAACTTATGTGATTTAGCTACAATAACTTAATTAGCCaatgaaatgtatatataaggAACAATATTTCATGGAGTAGTTGCAtcctactattattatttagtcCGCTTAGGAACAGTAGAGCAACCAGGGCTGCTGATTGAGCAGTCTGTTTGCCggtttgaatttattttttttattttttttaattaattttcgttttttttaatttttgccgtgaaagtttcattctctttattttttatcacataaattattaaagttttcgtccttttattttttgtcacaTCACTTTCGTTTATATTACTTTTCgaatgaaagttttgttttatttatctaGCTTTTATACCTTtacttttctaatttttgtcACGAAAACTTCATTCGcttactttttaccacataacttttgttaatttttaccacataacttttagttttttttatttttttgccacGAAAGCTTcattttactttgtttttaCACATAACTTTGATCAACACGaatgtttcattttctttactttttaccacataacttttagagttataacttttgtcaacgaagttttattttcttaaccttttaccatataactttaagtatttcaagTTCGGTCACCAAAGTTTCATATTCctttactttttaccacataactttgagtttttgcgacataactttcaattttgtaacttttaagaaagtttcattttctttacttttgaccacataacttttagattttttttccatttgtcaacaaagttTTATATTCTTAACTTTTTACCCCATAACTTTAAATTTCTCAACTTTAACCaccaaagttttattttctttactttttatcacataacttttcactttaacttttgtcacgcaagtttcattttatataatttttgtcaCATGTGTAGATGTTATGTAATGTCTCACAGGGCAACGccggtggaaaaaaaaaaactagttattatttattaatcgTACTAGGCTTTCAAATGCATTTCACacattgattattttttacaaaattcaaGATGGACTACAAAGTAGTGACATTGATTATTTATCATCAATTTCACTCGTCACTCAATTAGTTTGACCCAACATGTAGATATTTCCTAACAAAATACTCGTATGTCAATTTAGTTTGTTTCTTGGATtactagcgttgtacccgcgcgatgcagcaggaaattaaaaaaaaacgccggtggtttgtggggcggcggcgatgaaaaagaaaaaaaaaataagccgacgacagtggatggtggtttgatggtggtttttggggccgtggtggatggtgtttatgggggatagcgtacatagaaggtagattgcggcggtggatggtggtatttggggcggtggtggatggtgtttatgggaggagaaaatcagagaaggggggagggagagaaaatcggaaatcggatgaacgtatgtgtgtgtaatgagcgtgatggagaaaattaggatagtgtaaattaggaagacataaaagacattttaaaggtagaggtgttaaaaggTGGGTGAGGTGGTTTGCTTATTAATGGAGTATGAATACGAAATATTTCGATGAGATAAAGACAAAAGTAAAAACTCTAATGTAggtaataaaaaaattagtcaTATGTGAGAAAATTCATGTGAATTTTGAGACCAATCAAAACATTTACATGAATAGCACAtctcatcatcataaaaaaaaaaaaaaaaaaaaaaaaaaaacaagttttttaGCTTTTCacaaaatagttaaaaaaatcgcaataaaccaacaaaattgTAATGAGATCTTTAGAATGGTAATGAGATTCAGTAGAATCTCAATGCGATCATGAGAATCACAATAGTacatattaagattaagatattttCTTAGGAAgaaaatttatatttctaaacatatataaagatcGAGAAccttaattttaaaatagaGAAGTTTGAACCCTTAAGTTTTAATTAGAGATATTAGATCAacatgatgatgtcatatactttatttaattttttaagatttaattttattaaaaagcaaattaaaaagaaataaaatatgttGGGCCTAATTCTAATGGCCCAAAGTATTCGAAAGATTCTGAAAGTTTTTAATCCGAAGTCTAAAAATTTTACCCCCATCCCCATATAGGCCATAGATAAATAGATGCATTATACATAAATTAAATACTTTCAACCAAATATAGAAGcttctaatttaatttaattctcATTCTCATCGGTGTGTAATAGAAcgtatcttttgatttctttaaaTTATTCAGCGAAAGTCTGATTAGTTTGACTGACGGCGGCAATGAACGGAGAAGAGTTGACCGAGCAGGAAACCGCTTTGTATGATCGCCAAATTAGGGTTTGGGGGGGTTGATGCCCAGCGaaggtattattattattattattcgattaagagttattattatcattataatatGAAATGTGATTTAATTGATATATGGTTTTTcccttgatatatatatatatatatatatctattttagGCTGAGCAAATCTCACGTATTTGTCAGTGGACTCAAAGGCACTGCTGTTGAGGTAATTTtatctctctcacacacacatgtagatatagatatgtatgtatgtattatgtttatttagACTTTGAGGCCTAACCAGTATTTTCGTGTCCGTCTAGTAGACTCTTTTTTGGGGGGTGGGTGGGGGGCATTCCAAAGATGTTTAGCCAGTGAGGTTCGAAGTCGGGTTTATTAGAAATAGAAATCATGTTTCATTTATGAATAATTCTTTATGTTGTGTCAAATGCTTGTTAGGAGTATCTTCAAAGGAGTCACATTCCTTTGGTGTGGCGGTATGTTGGTGACCCATCTACTAAGTGGTTGTGGGTTTTTGTCTCGGGGTTGAGACGTAGGTGTTTATGGCCTTATGGGTGTGTGAGAATTTTCTTTTATCAAAGTAGTAACGTGTAAAGCAAGTTTTGGAGTATATGACGTTACCCTTTACTCGTACCATAGGTGAACTTCTTTGCAAAAATAGGTGCATACAACTTACTATTTTGGAGAATTTTGTATCTGGACCGAAAACACGTAAGGGATGGAATGTTCCAAAGGTTATGTGTAACTagtaagaaagttttttttttaataataattggtACAAGTTTTCTTAATTCTTACATAAGTAAAGTACACTGACTAAGCTTGGACATTAATGTATGTCTCAAACGTTTCTTGTGtgtatatgattatatatatgaagttaaCTACTATAAAAGTTTCGAAGTTAAtctatgcaaggattttcattatatattggTCTTGTTTTAATAGGTCAATGTATATCATAACATTTTGAATTGTTGTGGGTTTATGAGTGCAGTTCTGCAAGAACATTGTTCTGGCAGGGGTAGGAAGTTTGACCTTGAACGATGATAACCCAGTCACAGGAGAAGCACTAGCTGCTAATTTCTTAATTCCCTTTGATGAAAATATGGGTGGTGGAGGTTCTCTTGCGGAGCTTTGCTGTGATTCTTTGAAAGATTTTAATCCGATGGTTCATGTTTCTGTTGAAAAAGGTTCGCTTTTTGGTTATTTGGTCTTAGCCTTACCGCattatatatgttacaaatCTCTTTTTTATGAGTATGGTGCTGAAGCCTACTAAGTGCATAttgttattattctttttaCAGGTGATTTGTCAAGCTTTGATGtagatttttttgaaaaattcgaCATTGTGGTCATCAGTTGCTGCTCACTTGCATCCAAGGTATAGCTCTTTTTTCGTATTAGCTTTTAGAAAGGAAATTTTACCCCAATGTGTTTGTAGTATTTTATTTGCATACCTATATGAGTGTACCTCTGGTGATAGACATTGCATCCATTAACCAGTTTCATTCTGTTTTTCTTATGCTACAGAAATCAGTTAACGAGAAATGTCGCAAGTTGTCTAAGCGAGTTGCGTTTTACACTGTAGATTGTAGAGACTCTTGTGGTGAAATATTTGTGGATCTGCATAACTATTCTTATGCCAAGGTGAAGTCATTATTTACCTCTTGCTTAGAGTTTCTTGGAGTATAGTACTTCAATATTGGTTGATATTACTTGTGTAACTTTTCGGTTGGTCTTAGTTATGTTAAAAACGTATTGGTCTTGCCTCAACATATAGTTTTCTTCATTTGAACCTCATTGTGAATAAAGTtggaattaatatttaaagaACATAAAAAATAGGTTTCTAGTAAAGATCAGATAACACATTTTGTAGCAACTCTTTTTGTTTGTAGATCGTCTACTACGTCAAATCTGGGTTTAATATTTTGTACTTTGTGTGAATATGCCTCCAGCTACTAGTTCATGTGTGTTGTCTTCATATGTTAATCAAATGAATCAACTAATTTCTATCTGATACATTAGTAGATAAAACATGCATTTTCAGAGCCCATTTCTTACATCATCCCCcccagacacacacacacacaagtcTGTTGGTATTGAATTTTGCTTCAGTATCATAACTAAGGGGAAAAAACTACAAGCACTGGAAATGGTAATTAGATTGCGAAGAATATTTTATttctaatattaatttttttttccctgcAGAAAAAGGCCGATGAGACCGTTGAATGCCAATTGCACTATCCATCATTTGAGGTATGATTTAATCGAGTACTATTCTGACACGGTCTTGTTAAGATCACCTTGATGGTTCAAGTTGACCTATCATTATGTCTTCCTCGCTTGTGACATATTTTCTATACAAGATTTGGTAGTTGTTAACAAACCCgacatataaaaagaataaggaACTACGTAAGACATATATTGTTGTAACTTTTGAATACTTCTGTGTAGGCTTGTCACTGGATTGGATCTAAATCAAAATCCCAATCTGATCCAatccatatatattttactaaaTGGATCAAAAACTTTATCAATCAATCCATTAACTAGTCCAATGGATTGCCCGATTTATCCAATGAGCTACTTGGATCAATGATCCAGCCGGATctatcaattttaaaaaatgctGCCCCACTTTCAAGTCTGCCATCGAGGTCGTCTTTTCCAACATTAATAGcaactttttttccttttagtgCTACTCTGGCAGCATCTCtgatttattttaattgttgagtatagatataggtatgcatttaatattaaataaataaataattataatactagtaataataatgtttttattattttgtataataGACAGAGTAATTAACATCATCGGCTTTGTAGTAGATTCCTTTGACAATTTTCATATCAATTTTGATATAATTATGGTATACTGTGATTATGCAGCTTAAAGACAGAAATAAACTTCTTTTTGTATATCTAAAAGTTTTTGAATTGATCGAAGATAAGAATAAGTATAAAactattaaaac
The Erigeron canadensis isolate Cc75 chromosome 2, C_canadensis_v1, whole genome shotgun sequence DNA segment above includes these coding regions:
- the LOC122587487 gene encoding LOW QUALITY PROTEIN: SUMO-activating enzyme subunit 1B-1-like (The sequence of the model RefSeq protein was modified relative to this genomic sequence to represent the inferred CDS: deleted 1 base in 1 codon), translating into MNGEELTEQETALYDRQIRVWGVDAQRRLSKSHVFVSGLKGTAVEFCKNIVLAGVGSLTLNDDNPVTGEALAANFLIPFDENMGGGGSLAELCCDSLKDFNPMVHVSVEKGDLSSFDVDFFEKFDIVVISCCSLASKKSVNEKCRKLSKRVAFYTVDCRDSCGEIFVDLHNYSYAKKKADETVECQLHYPSFEEAIAIPWRSLPKRVAKLYFAMRVVERFEEVERRKPGETSIEDLPNVLKLRNELCQAHSLNESQIPDPLLERLVVSSKEFPPVSAVLGGILGQEVIKAISGKGDPLKNFFFFDSVDGKGVIEDISTF